A genomic segment from Marinifilum sp. JC120 encodes:
- a CDS encoding glycine zipper 2TM domain-containing protein: MKKLVPLLIVCILFVASGCANKAQSGAGIGALAGATIGALTFKNKASGAAIGAGIGALMGYVVGNEWDKSDEKQVSKTLEANHSGQTSNWTNPDTGKSYSATPSPAYVNQGKVCRDVTITEDGGEKILAKACRGEDGVWRLQE, translated from the coding sequence ATGAAAAAATTGGTTCCATTGCTTATTGTCTGTATTCTTTTCGTAGCTTCCGGCTGTGCTAATAAAGCCCAGTCCGGAGCAGGTATCGGAGCGTTGGCCGGAGCGACAATCGGTGCCCTTACCTTTAAAAACAAGGCTTCCGGGGCGGCCATTGGTGCCGGGATCGGCGCACTTATGGGTTATGTGGTCGGCAACGAGTGGGATAAATCTGATGAAAAACAGGTTTCAAAAACTTTGGAAGCCAACCATTCCGGACAAACTTCAAACTGGACCAATCCTGATACCGGAAAATCCTACAGTGCCACTCCTTCCCCGGCTTATGTTAATCAGGGCAAAGTGTGTCGTGATGTGACCATCACTGAAGACGGTGGAGAAAAGATTCTGGCCAAGGCCTGCCGCGGTGAAGATGGGGTTTGGAGACTGCAAGAGTAG
- a CDS encoding DUF4147 domain-containing protein gives MMTNEQEHLRQIFAEALDRVDPYKIITNRVSLKGEILTVAMDEGDVAVDLQEFERIVVIGAGKATAKMALAIEEILGSRIESGLISVKYGHTEELKYIRTIEAAHPVPDDNSVRAAREIEELACSTTDKTLVINLVSGGGSALLSSPMHAEVDGEKIEVTLEDKQNTTKALLACGADISEINCIRKHLSSLKGGRLLRCLRPARSLNFILSDVVGDNLDTIASGLTSYDRSTYCDAMSIIDNYELRNKIPANVVHALELGNTGKLLETLKKDEFNEIQAENILIGTNRIALLGANDKAIELGYNVRMLTSRLQGEAADAADMLWAVAQDEREWELLEKKPACIIVGGETVVTLKGDGKGGRNQEMALQFLMRLGQDELNGESIHFLAASTDGNDGPTDAAGGFADAAVLEKSREMGLSIADYLKNNDSYHFLQMVGALYKTGPTNTNVCDVQLLIVK, from the coding sequence ATGATGACCAACGAACAGGAACATCTCCGGCAGATTTTTGCCGAAGCACTGGACCGCGTTGATCCATATAAAATCATCACCAACAGGGTTTCCCTTAAGGGAGAAATCCTGACCGTTGCTATGGACGAAGGTGATGTAGCTGTTGATCTTCAGGAATTCGAACGCATCGTGGTTATCGGCGCAGGCAAAGCCACCGCTAAAATGGCCCTTGCCATTGAAGAAATTTTAGGATCGCGCATTGAGTCTGGACTGATATCCGTAAAATACGGACACACCGAAGAACTCAAATATATCAGAACAATTGAGGCTGCCCACCCGGTACCGGACGACAACAGCGTTCGTGCGGCCCGGGAAATTGAAGAACTAGCCTGCTCCACTACAGATAAAACGCTGGTTATCAACCTTGTTTCAGGTGGCGGTTCCGCCCTGCTCTCCAGCCCCATGCACGCCGAAGTAGACGGGGAAAAGATCGAAGTAACCCTTGAGGACAAACAGAACACCACTAAGGCCCTATTAGCCTGCGGTGCTGACATCAGCGAGATCAACTGTATCCGCAAACATCTTTCATCCCTCAAAGGCGGACGGCTTCTGCGCTGTCTGCGTCCGGCCCGCAGCCTGAACTTCATTCTCTCAGACGTTGTCGGCGACAACCTTGATACCATCGCCTCCGGCCTGACCAGCTATGATCGCAGTACTTATTGTGATGCCATGTCTATCATTGATAATTACGAACTGCGGAATAAAATCCCGGCCAATGTGGTTCATGCCCTTGAACTGGGCAATACTGGAAAGCTGCTGGAAACCTTAAAAAAGGACGAATTCAACGAGATTCAGGCTGAGAATATTCTCATCGGCACCAACCGCATAGCCCTACTCGGCGCAAACGATAAGGCCATCGAGCTGGGTTACAATGTACGCATGCTGACCTCCCGTCTTCAAGGAGAAGCAGCGGACGCAGCCGATATGCTCTGGGCAGTGGCTCAGGATGAGCGGGAATGGGAACTACTGGAAAAGAAACCGGCCTGTATTATCGTAGGCGGTGAAACAGTGGTGACTTTGAAAGGTGACGGCAAGGGCGGCCGTAATCAGGAAATGGCCCTGCAATTTCTTATGCGACTGGGACAGGATGAGTTGAACGGCGAATCCATACACTTCCTTGCCGCATCAACCGACGGTAATGACGGCCCCACTGACGCGGCCGGAGGATTTGCCGACGCTGCGGTTCTGGAAAAATCCCGCGAAATGGGACTTTCCATTGCCGACTATTTAAAAAACAACGACTCCTACCACTTCCTTCAAATGGTAGGAGCCTTGTATAAAACAGGCCCCACCAACACTAACGTCTGCGACGTCCAATTGCTGATCGTCAAGTAG
- a CDS encoding methyl-accepting chemotaxis protein, whose product MNILGNLRVSFRIGLLAAILLLMMITSVILGLKLTQNTNSGLQTVYLDRVIPLKQLKIISDEYAVNIVDTSHKVRSKALSSNQGIENLDTAQKNIKKELDAYLGTELVPDEEKLVNELKPKIAHADLSIAKLRSIFQSKDEQQLINYIQNKLYPAIDPVTEVISKLIDVQLVVAEAVYHQVESDFIAGQRTMIAIIFVAIFISIAITILIGRSLMAQLGGEPNTIQQIASRIAAGDLDAANEIERTKAKGVSLAMLEINDSLTSISAELEETVEKIRLGDLRFRADASTLSGFYAGIMNNANTLADSLVNYLDDIANPISCISRNHNSIFSNKAAGSAGLTPSIETRQKCIDQLSKKSQSSHYEKILAADSLDLNAESSPDTTVAYTGIPITDNNGSLTGVFEIIVDQTEVIGMQRKVAGLAEQASTISERLSSSAESLNRQVNEASRGAATQSERTAETATAMEEMNATVVEVARNAGEAADNTGLTREKASSGADVVGKVVKAIEDIQRQAETLRTDTIEMGHQAEGISSIIEVISDIADQTNLLALNAAIEAARAGEAGRGFAVVADEVRKLAEKTMTATTEVNEAITAIQNSSHKNINSSEAAVSAVATSTELADKAGAVLGEIVTYSDDSSERVHSIATASEEQSATAEQITKSSEEVDRISQETSIAMREAASSVDEIAEMTRELDKLIQAMVS is encoded by the coding sequence ATGAATATCTTAGGCAACTTGAGAGTAAGTTTTCGCATCGGCTTACTAGCTGCAATTCTATTGTTAATGATGATTACTTCTGTGATCCTCGGACTAAAATTAACCCAGAATACTAATTCCGGCTTACAAACAGTTTACCTTGACCGAGTTATTCCGCTGAAACAGCTAAAAATTATTTCAGACGAATATGCGGTTAACATTGTGGACACATCGCATAAAGTCCGCAGTAAAGCTTTAAGCAGTAATCAGGGAATTGAAAATCTCGACACCGCTCAAAAAAACATAAAGAAAGAATTAGATGCCTATCTGGGAACAGAACTTGTTCCGGATGAAGAAAAACTAGTCAATGAACTAAAGCCCAAGATAGCCCATGCAGACCTGTCAATTGCCAAGCTTCGCTCAATTTTCCAATCAAAAGACGAACAGCAGTTGATTAACTACATCCAAAACAAACTCTACCCAGCCATCGACCCGGTTACTGAAGTTATTTCCAAACTGATTGATGTTCAACTTGTGGTCGCAGAAGCGGTATACCATCAAGTAGAATCAGATTTTATAGCCGGACAAAGAACAATGATTGCGATCATCTTTGTCGCAATCTTCATTTCAATCGCAATTACCATACTAATTGGCCGTTCCCTCATGGCTCAGTTAGGAGGGGAACCGAATACAATACAACAAATCGCTAGTCGTATTGCCGCCGGTGACCTCGATGCTGCCAACGAAATTGAACGTACTAAAGCCAAAGGTGTCAGTCTGGCCATGCTGGAAATCAATGACAGTCTGACATCAATTTCAGCAGAACTTGAAGAGACTGTAGAGAAAATCAGGCTTGGAGACCTGCGCTTCCGAGCAGATGCAAGCACCCTTTCCGGCTTCTACGCTGGCATCATGAACAACGCCAACACACTTGCGGATTCACTTGTGAATTACCTTGACGACATTGCCAACCCCATCTCCTGCATTAGTAGAAACCATAACTCTATCTTCAGCAACAAGGCCGCAGGATCTGCCGGACTCACACCATCTATTGAAACCAGACAAAAATGCATAGATCAACTAAGCAAAAAATCTCAAAGTAGCCATTATGAAAAGATATTAGCTGCGGACTCCCTTGATCTTAATGCAGAATCTAGTCCTGATACAACAGTTGCTTACACCGGTATCCCCATAACAGACAACAACGGCAGCTTGACCGGGGTATTTGAAATCATAGTAGACCAGACGGAAGTAATCGGCATGCAGCGAAAGGTTGCCGGACTGGCCGAACAGGCCTCAACAATATCCGAAAGACTTTCCAGCTCCGCCGAGTCATTGAATAGACAGGTAAATGAAGCCAGCCGCGGAGCTGCTACACAGAGTGAGCGCACCGCTGAAACTGCCACGGCTATGGAAGAAATGAATGCCACGGTAGTAGAAGTAGCCCGTAATGCCGGGGAAGCAGCAGATAACACCGGGCTTACCCGCGAAAAAGCCTCCAGTGGAGCTGATGTTGTCGGCAAGGTAGTTAAAGCCATTGAAGACATTCAGAGACAAGCCGAAACCCTGCGTACCGACACCATTGAGATGGGCCATCAGGCAGAAGGAATAAGCAGCATCATTGAAGTGATCAGTGACATTGCCGACCAGACCAATCTGCTGGCACTTAACGCTGCCATTGAAGCGGCCCGGGCTGGGGAAGCCGGACGCGGTTTCGCGGTTGTTGCCGACGAAGTACGCAAACTGGCTGAAAAAACCATGACCGCCACTACGGAAGTAAACGAAGCCATCACCGCCATCCAGAACTCCAGCCACAAGAACATAAATTCATCAGAAGCTGCGGTTTCCGCAGTAGCAACAAGCACTGAACTAGCCGACAAAGCCGGGGCCGTACTTGGGGAAATCGTCACCTATTCCGATGATTCCTCTGAACGGGTCCACTCAATAGCAACTGCATCTGAGGAACAGTCTGCAACTGCTGAGCAGATAACCAAGTCCAGTGAGGAAGTTGACAGAATCTCTCAGGAAACAAGCATCGCCATGCGCGAAGCCGCCAGCTCTGTTGATGAAATAGCGGAAATGACCAGGGAACTGGACAAGCTGATTCAGGCTATGGTTTCATAA
- a CDS encoding class I SAM-dependent methyltransferase, with the protein MIWDGFDAEKFETWFKTPAGQFALEQEVGLMDHLISGWPRRKRKLLEVGCGTGLFLDHLYRCGFDISGVDRSPVMLDAAHKRLGNRASLYLCNGEHLPFTDNEFDFTVLWTVLEFCSNPEEMLREAARVSAGGLLIGFLNRHSIYFFTHGRMWPWASSSTLRNAHWYSPSEMRRSVKDACGYSPAMTRSVLPGPMWSWMNRTPLKQLNGMVYPPYFGAFTGCRVDFHNRRPMNPLHAWKNMPSAATSTKRKTLKPECFRGLK; encoded by the coding sequence ATGATTTGGGACGGCTTTGACGCGGAAAAATTTGAAACATGGTTTAAAACTCCTGCCGGGCAGTTTGCACTTGAGCAGGAAGTCGGGCTTATGGACCATCTTATTTCCGGCTGGCCGCGGCGCAAAAGGAAGCTGCTGGAAGTAGGTTGCGGCACCGGGCTTTTTCTCGATCATCTTTATCGTTGCGGTTTTGATATCAGCGGTGTGGACCGTTCTCCGGTGATGCTGGATGCAGCCCACAAGCGGCTGGGCAACCGTGCTTCCCTCTATCTCTGCAATGGGGAACATCTTCCTTTTACCGACAATGAATTCGACTTCACCGTACTCTGGACTGTTTTGGAGTTTTGTTCCAATCCAGAAGAAATGCTGCGTGAGGCTGCAAGGGTTTCCGCTGGTGGATTGTTGATCGGATTTCTCAATCGCCATTCAATTTATTTTTTCACCCATGGCAGGATGTGGCCTTGGGCTTCTTCTTCAACCCTGCGTAATGCGCATTGGTATTCACCTTCTGAAATGCGCAGGAGTGTTAAGGATGCCTGCGGGTACAGTCCGGCAATGACCCGGTCCGTGCTGCCCGGTCCCATGTGGAGCTGGATGAACAGGACTCCGTTAAAGCAGTTGAACGGGATGGTTTATCCTCCGTATTTCGGGGCCTTCACCGGATGTCGCGTTGATTTTCACAACCGTAGGCCCATGAATCCGTTGCATGCATGGAAGAACATGCCCTCAGCAGCGACTTCCACTAAGAGAAAAACCCTGAAACCGGAGTGCTTCAGGGGTTTAAAGTAA